A genomic window from Montipora capricornis isolate CH-2021 chromosome 8, ASM3666992v2, whole genome shotgun sequence includes:
- the LOC138059666 gene encoding uncharacterized protein — translation MTSVVKTKVSGLSEANGNELSQNSLKLKRKRCSPVSENEYEDGYYAKWKLWLISHYELKQESATALRRIVDHFTTEKESGNHVIAPDVLGRLVKANWGEKVTLLRRGAQGHVERHYLHLARKEVGLEKTEVPKNWTCISKMDKKTCFVRLENFLLNKQRASTEVIVEELDSGGHVFTIRANGTERNLSSVLNFDLGNSLKGKDFQHKIVIIINLLDSYELCKGYKPAAEQKIAASLPHNLCSVRDISTHDTCDEETRAFSIDCLIFNKRNGGQRCKNCKNLSRVDRQRKKRKSTRGEMINRFCNRRWLEKEDIENQLDDCRREKRNATERETYWREKFYSESLDIEDEDHKDLTSIFDGIDTKEVPDDMKCFWEQQQKILSNSSPHGYRWHPKIIKLCLDLYCKNPHVLDPLRNFIQLPSNKTIR, via the exons ATGACTTCCGTCGTAAAAACGAAAGTCTCTGGTTTGAGTGAGGCGAACGGTAATGAATTGTCACAGAACTCATTAAAGTTAAAGAGAAAAAGATGCTCACCCGTGTCCGAAAACGAATACGAAGATGGTTATTATGCTAAATGGAAGCTTTGGCTTATTTCCCATTACGAGTTAAAACAAGAATCGGCAACGGCCCTCAGAAGAATAGTTGACCATTTCACGACTGAGAAGGAATCTGGAAACCATGTTATAGCACCTGATGTCTTAGGAAGACTCGTGAAGGCTAACTGGGGCGAGAAAGTGACGTTGTTGCGGAGGGGAGCACAAGGGCATGTCGAAAGGCATTACCTGCATTTGGCAAGAAAAGAAGTTGGTCTAGAGAAAACTGAAGTACCGAAAAACTGGACGTGTATCTCTAAAATGGACAAGAAAACCTGCTTTGTAAGACTAGAGAATTTCTTACTGAACAAGCAACGTGCATCAACTGAGGTTATTGTTGAAGAGTTGGATTCTGGAGGACATGTATTCACTATTCGTGCCAATGGTACCGAAAGGAACTTATCGTCAGTTCTAAATTTTGACCTCGGCAACAGTCTGAAGGGAAAAGATTTCCAGCATAAGATAGTTATCATTATAAATTTGCTTGATAGCTATGAACTCTGTAAAGGTTACAAACCAGCTGCGGAGCAAAAAATTGCTGCTAGCCTTCCGCACAACTTGTGTTCTGTCAGGGACATTTCCACACACGACACGTGCGATGAAGAAACCAGGGCATTTTCGATTGATTGCTTGATTTTCAACAAAAGAAACGGTGGACAGCGAtgtaaaaactgcaaaaatctATCGCGTGTTGATCGgcagagaaaaaagagaaaatctaCACGAGGAGAAATGATAAACAGATTTTGTAACAGAAGATGGTTAGAGAAGGAGGACATTGAAAACCAGTTGGACGACTGTAGAAGGGAGAAGAGAAATGCAACAGAAAGGGAGACGTACTGGAGAGAAAAGTTTTATAGTGAGAGCCTTGACATAGAAGATGAAGATCACAAGGATTTAACATCAATATTTGATGGCATAGATACTAAGGAAGTTCCAGACGACATGAAGTGCTTTTGGGAACAGCAACAGAAGATACTAAGCAATTCATCCCCACATGGTTACAGATGGCACCCAAA GATCATAAAGCTTTGCTTGGACCTCTATTGTAAGAATCCCCATGTATTAGACCCTCTGAGAAACTTCATTCAGCTTCCAAGCAATAAAACTATCAGGTAG